The following are encoded in a window of Sphaerisporangium siamense genomic DNA:
- the lepB gene encoding signal peptidase I, giving the protein MLLVLAGVLAVVLVRVFVLDSFYIPSESMEETLLVNDMVVVNRLTGDIGRGEVVVFKGWDGTTTIKRVIGISGDRVKCCDADGRVTVNGVALDETSYLHPQDFPSQPKFDVTVPAGRLWLMGDHRAASEDSRAYMKDEHHGTISTDDVIGRAFALYWPFSRVRTLPVPESFAKIP; this is encoded by the coding sequence ATGCTTCTCGTGCTCGCCGGGGTGCTCGCCGTGGTGCTCGTGCGTGTGTTCGTCCTGGACTCCTTCTACATCCCCTCCGAGTCCATGGAGGAGACCCTGCTCGTCAACGACATGGTCGTCGTCAACCGGCTCACCGGTGACATCGGGCGCGGCGAGGTGGTCGTCTTCAAGGGCTGGGACGGCACTACGACGATCAAGCGCGTGATCGGCATCAGCGGGGACCGGGTGAAGTGCTGTGACGCCGACGGCCGTGTCACGGTCAACGGCGTCGCCCTCGACGAGACCTCCTATCTCCACCCGCAGGACTTCCCGTCGCAGCCGAAGTTCGACGTCACCGTGCCCGCGGGCCGCCTCTGGCTCATGGGCGACCACCGCGCCGCCTCGGAGGACTCCCGCGCCTACATGAAGGACGAGCACCACGGGACGATCTCCACCGACGACGTCATCGGCCGGGCCTTCGCCCTGTACTGGCCCTTCTCCCGGGTGAGAACGCTCCCTGTCCCGGAGTCCTTCGCCAAGATCCCCTGA
- a CDS encoding RNA-binding protein: MLEEALEHLVKGIVEHPDDVLVRARRIRTGRVLEVRVHPDDLGKVIGRGGRTAKALRTVINALADGKYVRVDLLDLNEAR; this comes from the coding sequence GTGCTTGAGGAAGCCCTCGAGCATCTGGTCAAGGGCATCGTCGAGCACCCTGACGACGTTCTCGTGCGCGCCCGTCGCATCCGCACCGGGCGCGTCCTGGAGGTCCGGGTCCACCCCGACGACCTCGGCAAGGTCATCGGCCGTGGCGGCCGTACGGCCAAGGCGCTGCGCACTGTGATCAACGCCTTGGCGGACGGCAAATACGTACGGGTCGACCTGCTCGACCTCAACGAAGCCCGGTAA
- the trmD gene encoding tRNA (guanosine(37)-N1)-methyltransferase TrmD translates to MRVDIISIFPEYFAPLDVSLIGKARRKGILDIRVHQLRDWTHDVHRTVDDTPYGGGPGMVMKPEPWSEAIDAVVGDAEAVPRLVVPTPSGRPFTQEVALEYAKEPWLLFAPARYEGIDARVVAEYGSRLRVDEVGIGDYVLAGGEAAVLVIVEAVGRLLPGVLGNAGSVADDSFAPGAMASLVEGPVYTKPPVWRGHEVPPILLSGNHGAIARWRRDEALRRTAATRPELLARLGRQNLDKRDLEVLDAASFRFPPEDMAD, encoded by the coding sequence ATGCGCGTGGACATCATCTCGATCTTCCCGGAGTACTTCGCGCCGCTGGACGTCTCGCTGATCGGCAAGGCGCGCCGCAAGGGCATCCTCGACATCCGGGTCCACCAGCTCCGCGACTGGACGCACGACGTGCACCGCACCGTGGACGACACGCCGTACGGCGGCGGCCCCGGCATGGTCATGAAACCCGAGCCGTGGAGCGAGGCCATCGACGCCGTCGTCGGCGACGCCGAGGCGGTGCCCCGGCTCGTCGTGCCGACCCCGAGCGGCCGGCCCTTCACCCAGGAAGTCGCGCTGGAGTACGCCAAGGAGCCCTGGCTGCTGTTCGCGCCCGCCCGCTACGAGGGCATCGATGCCCGCGTCGTCGCCGAGTACGGCTCCCGGCTGCGCGTCGACGAGGTCGGCATCGGCGACTACGTCCTCGCGGGCGGCGAGGCCGCCGTGCTGGTCATCGTGGAGGCCGTCGGGCGCCTGCTGCCCGGCGTGCTCGGCAACGCCGGCTCCGTCGCCGACGACTCCTTCGCCCCCGGCGCCATGGCCTCCCTCGTCGAGGGCCCCGTCTACACCAAGCCGCCGGTCTGGCGCGGCCACGAGGTGCCGCCCATCCTGCTGTCCGGCAACCACGGCGCGATCGCCCGCTGGCGGCGGGACGAGGCGCTGCGCCGCACCGCCGCCACCAGGCCCGAACTGCTGGCCAGGCTCGGCCGTCAGAACCTGGACAAGCGCGACCTTGAGGTCCTCGACGCGGCTTCGTTTCGCTTCCCGCCGGAAGATATGGCAGACTGA
- the rplS gene encoding 50S ribosomal protein L19, translating to MHTLIQELEKAAVRSDVPSFRPGDTLEVHVRVVEGNRSRIQVFKGFVLRRQGGGARETFTVRKVSYGVGVERTFPVHSPVIEKIDVVTRGDVRRAKLYYMRDLRGKAARIRERRDALPAGK from the coding sequence ATGCACACGCTGATCCAGGAGCTTGAGAAGGCCGCCGTACGCAGTGACGTCCCGAGCTTCCGCCCGGGCGACACGCTGGAGGTCCACGTCCGCGTGGTCGAAGGCAACCGGTCCCGTATCCAGGTCTTCAAGGGGTTCGTGCTCCGCCGCCAGGGCGGTGGCGCCCGCGAGACCTTCACCGTCCGCAAGGTCAGCTACGGCGTCGGCGTCGAGCGCACCTTCCCGGTCCACAGCCCGGTGATCGAGAAGATCGACGTCGTGACCCGTGGTGACGTCCGCCGCGCCAAGCTGTACTACATGCGCGACCTGCGCGGCAAGGCCGCCCGCATCCGCGAGCGCCGCGACGCTCTGCCCGCCGGCAAGTAG
- the rpsP gene encoding 30S ribosomal protein S16, whose protein sequence is MAVKIKLKRLGMIRNPQYRIVVADSRTKRDGRAIEEIGLYHPKENPSFIKVDSERAQYWLGVGAQPTDPVLKIFKLTGDWQKFKGEAAPEPLQVAEAKPDRHAVYEAAAKEALSGDTGTGTATTPRKAKKTVKSDDAPATPAEPAAEEKPEGEA, encoded by the coding sequence GTGGCAGTCAAGATCAAGCTCAAGCGGCTCGGCATGATCCGCAACCCGCAGTACCGCATCGTGGTCGCGGACAGCCGCACCAAGCGTGACGGCCGTGCGATCGAAGAGATCGGCCTGTACCACCCCAAGGAGAACCCCTCGTTCATCAAGGTGGACTCCGAGCGGGCGCAGTACTGGCTCGGCGTCGGCGCCCAGCCGACCGACCCGGTGCTGAAGATCTTCAAGCTCACCGGTGACTGGCAGAAGTTCAAGGGCGAGGCCGCCCCGGAGCCGCTGCAGGTCGCCGAGGCCAAGCCCGACCGTCACGCCGTCTACGAGGCCGCGGCCAAGGAGGCTCTGTCCGGCGACACCGGCACGGGCACCGCCACCACGCCGCGCAAGGCCAAGAAGACCGTGAAGTCCGACGACGCCCCCGCGACCCCGGCCGAGCCGGCCGCGGAGGAGAAGCCGGAAGGCGAGGCCTGA
- the lepB gene encoding signal peptidase I: MTSDGQGAGGPRRPVEDEVDVVAEETKPAAKGGKGKKGSFWRELPVLVVVALLLALIIKSFVVQAFYIPSESMENTLLVNDRVLVNKLVYHTRDIERGDIVVFSGVDSWASEVDVPEPGNPVAGFFRWVGTAFGVVPGEKDYIKRVIGVPGDTVKCCDAKGRITVNGVPLEEKAYLYPDDQPSQKFFEIKVEKDRLWVMGDHRSVSLDSRFHQGDPGGGAIPKDSVVGRAFVVVWPFGRAATLPIPDTFTQPALKAATAAGSTTPLLLGFAGAFPVMALRRRILSKNTLPQPKL; the protein is encoded by the coding sequence ATGACTAGCGATGGCCAGGGGGCCGGCGGGCCGCGCCGCCCCGTCGAGGACGAGGTAGACGTGGTCGCGGAAGAAACCAAGCCGGCTGCCAAGGGCGGCAAGGGGAAGAAGGGCTCGTTCTGGCGCGAACTGCCGGTGCTGGTCGTGGTGGCGCTCCTCCTGGCGCTCATCATCAAGAGCTTCGTGGTCCAGGCCTTCTACATCCCCTCCGAGTCCATGGAGAACACCCTGCTCGTCAACGACAGGGTGCTGGTCAACAAGCTCGTCTACCACACCCGTGACATCGAGCGCGGCGACATCGTCGTCTTCTCCGGCGTCGACTCCTGGGCCAGCGAGGTCGACGTGCCCGAGCCCGGCAACCCGGTGGCCGGGTTCTTCCGCTGGGTGGGCACCGCCTTCGGCGTCGTCCCCGGCGAGAAGGACTACATCAAGCGCGTCATCGGCGTCCCCGGCGACACCGTCAAGTGCTGTGACGCCAAGGGGCGCATCACGGTGAACGGCGTGCCCCTCGAAGAGAAGGCGTACCTCTACCCCGACGACCAGCCGTCGCAGAAGTTCTTCGAGATCAAGGTCGAGAAGGACCGGCTGTGGGTCATGGGCGACCACCGCTCCGTCTCGCTGGACTCCCGCTTCCACCAGGGCGACCCCGGCGGCGGCGCCATCCCCAAGGACAGCGTGGTCGGCCGCGCCTTCGTGGTCGTCTGGCCCTTCGGCCGCGCCGCCACCCTCCCCATCCCGGACACCTTCACCCAGCCCGCCCTCAAAGCCGCCACAGCCGCCGGCTCCACCACCCCCCTCCTCCTAGGCTTCGCCGGCGCCTTCCCCGTAATGGCCCTCCGCCGCCGAATCCTGTCCAAGAACACCCTCCCCCAGCCCAAACTCTGA
- the rimM gene encoding ribosome maturation factor RimM (Essential for efficient processing of 16S rRNA), whose protein sequence is MQLVVGRIGRPHGVRGEVTVEVRTDEPETRFAPGTSIATDPASRGPLVVETMRWHKNILLLGFEGVAGRDGAEDLRGTMLVIDSGDIPVPEDPDEFYDHQLIGLAVVTVAGEPVGEITDVLHHGQDLLVVRRGSGEVLIPFVKNMVPEIDLPGGRAVVDVPPGLLDLNEAG, encoded by the coding sequence GTGCAACTGGTCGTCGGCCGGATCGGCCGCCCCCACGGAGTCCGTGGCGAGGTGACGGTCGAAGTGCGCACCGACGAACCCGAGACGCGCTTCGCGCCCGGCACGTCGATCGCCACCGACCCCGCGAGCCGGGGCCCGCTCGTCGTCGAGACCATGCGGTGGCACAAGAACATCCTGCTGCTCGGCTTCGAGGGCGTCGCCGGCCGCGACGGCGCCGAGGACCTGCGCGGCACCATGCTCGTCATCGACTCCGGCGACATCCCCGTCCCCGAGGACCCCGACGAGTTCTACGACCACCAGCTCATCGGCCTGGCCGTCGTCACCGTCGCCGGCGAGCCCGTCGGCGAGATCACCGACGTCCTCCACCACGGGCAGGACCTCCTGGTGGTCAGGCGCGGGTCCGGCGAGGTCCTCATCCCCTTCGTCAAGAACATGGTCCCCGAGATCGACCTGCCCGGCGGGCGCGCCGTCGTCGACGTCCCGCCCGGCCTGCTCGATTTGAACGAGGCGGGCTGA